The proteins below come from a single Zhouia spongiae genomic window:
- the lnt gene encoding apolipoprotein N-acyltransferase — MKKNYLLAAFTGLLLAMAWPTYGLPVLGFIAFVPLLFAEKNIRESDSNKKGLKVFGTAYLSFLIWNSITTWWLWYSSAFGMFFAILVNSLLMALVFLIYHKVANKLPTKIHLVFLPAIWMAFEKFHLNWDFSWPWLNLGNLFSEYTSWIQWYEYTGTFGGSLWIWIVNIGLFKTYEKYIQEKNKKVLSTGVGKNILLIAIPVIISFLILKNYQESKNTVDVILIQPNVDPYTEKYDQKNVQITKGLIAQASEKIDQNTDYVIAPETVLSEWYPIEQFDVSPQRKALQSLCLQNKNLNVIVGAVLYHMYGKGPKPSKYANITRQGDWYDEYNAALQVNNSDSTQFYYKSKLVVGVENFPFKPLLEPLLGNILLDLGGTISTKTIQKDRGVFTSKDRKGKAAPIICYESVYGEFVTGYVENGANFLAIITNDAWWDKTQGHQQHLSYARLRAIETRKSIARSANTGISAFINEKGEIRDTLPYDTKGSLKGTITINDKKTFYVKYGDFIARTAILIAGLIVLFAIARKKS, encoded by the coding sequence ATGAAAAAAAATTACCTGCTGGCTGCATTTACCGGCTTATTACTTGCTATGGCGTGGCCAACATACGGATTACCTGTATTAGGCTTCATTGCTTTTGTCCCCCTCCTGTTCGCCGAGAAAAATATCCGGGAATCTGACAGCAATAAAAAAGGGTTAAAGGTATTCGGGACTGCTTACCTCAGTTTTTTAATATGGAATTCTATAACGACCTGGTGGTTATGGTATTCGAGTGCTTTCGGAATGTTTTTCGCCATCCTGGTAAATTCATTGCTAATGGCCTTGGTATTCCTCATTTATCACAAAGTAGCCAATAAATTACCCACCAAAATACATCTCGTTTTTCTACCTGCTATCTGGATGGCTTTCGAAAAATTTCATCTAAACTGGGATTTTTCCTGGCCGTGGTTAAACCTGGGGAATCTGTTTTCTGAATACACTTCCTGGATACAATGGTATGAATACACAGGTACTTTCGGTGGTTCGTTATGGATCTGGATCGTAAATATTGGTCTTTTTAAGACCTATGAGAAATACATTCAAGAAAAAAACAAAAAAGTATTATCGACAGGGGTTGGTAAAAATATTTTATTAATAGCCATCCCCGTTATTATTTCCTTTCTCATTCTTAAAAACTATCAAGAATCGAAAAACACTGTCGACGTTATCCTCATTCAGCCAAATGTAGATCCCTACACTGAAAAATACGACCAAAAAAATGTTCAGATAACCAAAGGACTCATTGCCCAGGCATCGGAAAAGATCGACCAAAATACAGACTATGTGATTGCCCCTGAGACGGTACTTTCCGAATGGTATCCAATTGAGCAATTCGATGTAAGTCCCCAGCGTAAAGCCCTGCAATCACTATGCTTGCAAAACAAGAACCTAAACGTCATTGTCGGTGCTGTTTTATACCATATGTATGGTAAAGGCCCAAAACCTTCAAAGTATGCGAATATAACGAGGCAAGGAGATTGGTACGACGAGTACAATGCAGCGCTGCAGGTAAACAATTCAGACAGTACCCAGTTTTACTATAAATCAAAACTGGTGGTAGGAGTTGAAAATTTTCCTTTCAAGCCGCTCCTGGAACCTCTTTTAGGGAACATACTATTAGATCTGGGAGGAACAATCTCTACCAAAACCATACAAAAGGACAGAGGTGTTTTTACTTCTAAGGACAGAAAAGGAAAAGCCGCTCCGATTATCTGTTACGAATCCGTATATGGTGAGTTCGTAACAGGATATGTCGAAAATGGCGCAAATTTTCTGGCTATCATAACCAATGATGCCTGGTGGGATAAAACACAGGGACACCAACAACACTTAAGTTACGCCAGACTGAGAGCAATAGAAACAAGGAAGAGCATTGCCCGAAGTGCCAATACAGGAATCTCTGCATTCATCAACGAAAAAGGAGAAATACGAGATACTTTGCCCTATGATACAAAAGGCTCCTTAAAAGGAACGATAACAATCAATGACAAAAAGACTTTTTATGTTAAGTACGGTGATTTTATTGCAAGGACAGCCATACTTATCGCGGGGTTAATTGTCTTATTTGCTATTGCCCGTAAAAAATCTTGA
- a CDS encoding CDP-alcohol phosphatidyltransferase family protein, translated as MKKHIPNLITLLNLFCGSVAAIFAVKNQLEVAAFFVFIGIFFDFFDGFAARMLNVQSDLGVQLDSLADMVTSGLVPGIVMFQLLGMGNSLTSWEVDKETADGVVWFSSGLDVLPFLGLLITLASAYRLAKFNIDEEQVSSFIGLPTPANALFVLSLPLILFYQGNDMVNELILNKWFLIAVTLLSSYMLNARIPLFALKFKSWRLKENATRYSFLSLSLILLMTLQYMAIPVIVVLYVVMSGIDNMMKATR; from the coding sequence ATGAAGAAACATATACCTAATCTCATTACTTTACTGAACCTTTTCTGTGGTTCTGTAGCAGCCATATTCGCTGTGAAAAACCAGCTGGAGGTAGCGGCATTTTTTGTGTTCATAGGTATTTTTTTCGATTTTTTTGATGGGTTTGCCGCAAGAATGCTTAATGTACAAAGTGATTTAGGAGTTCAGCTCGATTCGTTGGCTGATATGGTAACCAGTGGCTTGGTTCCCGGAATTGTAATGTTCCAGCTCCTAGGAATGGGAAATAGCTTGACCTCATGGGAAGTTGACAAAGAAACTGCCGATGGGGTGGTTTGGTTTTCTTCCGGTTTGGATGTATTGCCTTTTTTGGGATTATTGATCACTCTGGCATCTGCATATAGATTGGCTAAGTTTAATATCGATGAAGAACAGGTGTCGTCTTTTATTGGATTGCCGACACCGGCCAATGCACTTTTTGTTTTATCACTTCCTTTGATCTTGTTTTATCAGGGAAATGATATGGTAAATGAGCTTATCCTGAACAAATGGTTTTTGATTGCGGTAACATTGTTGAGTTCTTATATGCTGAATGCCCGGATTCCGCTATTCGCTTTAAAGTTCAAGAGCTGGAGATTAAAAGAGAATGCAACCAGGTATAGCTTTTTATCTTTGAGCTTGATTTTGCTGATGACCCTTCAGTATATGGCGATACCTGTTATTGTTGTGTTGTATGTCGTGATGTCGGGTATAGATAATATGATGAAAGCAACAAGGTAG